One part of the Rattus rattus isolate New Zealand chromosome 14, Rrattus_CSIRO_v1, whole genome shotgun sequence genome encodes these proteins:
- the Omd gene encoding osteomodulin, with product MGFLSPIYVLFFCFGVRVYGQYEAYQWDEDYEQEPSEDYEPEFQFHQNIEYGAPFYQNILGCAKECFCPTNFPTSMYCDNRKLKTIPDIPMHIQQLNLQFNDIEAVTADSFINATHLKEINLSHNKIKSQKIDYGVFAKLSNLQQLHLDHNNLEEFPFPLPKSLERLLLGNNEISTLPTHAMDGLVNVTMLDLCYNHLSDSMLKGKILSKLEKLMQLNLCNNRLESMPPGLPSSLMYLSLENNSISSIPEDYFQKLPKLHALRISHNKLEDIPYDIFNLSNLIELNVGHNKLKQAFYIPRNLEHLYLQNNEIQSINVTMMCPSLDPLHHHHLTYLRVDQNKLKEPISSYIFFCFPRIHSIYYGEQRSTNGETIQLKTQVFRRYQDEEEEEEDDHDSQDHTLEGQEETEEHFNSHYYEMQAWQNTI from the exons ATGGGCTTCTTAAGTCCAATATATGTCCTCTTCTTCTGTTTTGGAGTTAGAGTATACGGCCAATATGAAGCTTACCAGTGGGATGAAGATTATGAGCAAGAGCCAAGTGAGGATTATGAGCCAGAATTCCAGTTTCACCAAAATATCGAATATGGAGCTCCCTTTTATCAGAATATTTTAGGTTGTGCTAAGGAATGCTTCTGTCCAACTAACTTTCCAACATCAATGTACTGTGACAACCGCAAACTCAAGACTATCCCAGATATTCCAATGCACATTCAGCAACTCAACCTTCAGTTCAATGATATTGAGGCTGTGACTGCAGATTCATTCATCAATGCAACTCATCTTAAAGAAATTAACCTGAGTCACAACAAAATTAAATCTCAAAAGATTGATTATGGTGTGTTTGCTAAACTTTCAAATCTACAGCAACTTCATCTAGATCACAATAACTTAGAAgaatttccatttcctcttcctaaaTCTCTGGAAAGACTCCTTCTTGGTAATAATGAAATCTCTACACTTCCAACACATGCCATGGATGGGCTGGTAAACGTCACTATGCTTGACCTCTGCTATAACCATCTCTCTGACTCCATGTTAAAAGGAAAGATTCTTTCCAAACTGGAAAAGCTCATGCAGCTTAACCTGTGCAATAACAGGTTAGAGTCAATGCCCCCTGGGTTGCCGTCATCACTTATGTATCTATCTTTAGAAAATAATTCAATTTCATCTATACCAGAGGATTACTTTCAGAAACTTCCAAAACTTCATGCTCTAAGAATATCACACAACAAACTTGAAGACATTCCATATGACATCTTTAATCTTTCCAATCTTATAGAACTCAACGTTGGACATAACAAACTGAAGCAAGCATTCTACATTCCAAGGAATTTGGAACATCTATACctacaaaataatgaaatacaaa GCATCAATGTGACAATGATGTGTCCTTCTCTTGATCCACTACACCATCACCATTTAACATACCTTCGTGTGGACCAAAATAAGCTGAAGGAACCAATAAGTTCATATATCTTCTTCTGCTTCCCTCGGATACACAGTATTTATTATGGTGAGCAGAGGAGCACTAATGGTGAAACAATACAACTGAAGACCCAAGTTTTCAGGCGCTAtcaagatgaggaagaggaagaggaagacgaccATGACAGTCAGGACCACACTCTTGAGGgtcaagaagaaacagaagagcacTTTAATTCTCATTACTATGAAATGCAAGCGTGGCAAAATACTATATAG